CGCGGAATCGGACCGTCAAAGCCAACCACGATTATCGAAGCTACGACCAAGCCTCAGCTGCCGGATCAGCCCTATGACGATAGCAAAGCGATTGCCGATATCCAGCAAGTACTGGCTAACGAAAAGGCAGCCTGGGAAGAGCTGGGTTTGGATTTAAGCGGTTTCACGGTAATCGAAGCGGCAGCGGATGTGAACGATGTGCGAAAAGCGTTGGGTTACGATAAAATTGTGATCTGGGGCGGCAGCTTCGGCTCGCATTGGGGAATGGCCATCATGCGTTATTATCCGGAGACTGTTGAACGCGCGATTCTCCGCGGCATGGAAGGTCCGGATCATACCTACGATCATCCCGGTCATTTATGGAAGGTTTATGAACGTGTCGCTGCGGAAGCCGAAAAAGCGCCAGCCTTAAAAGGAAAAATTCCAAAGGGTGGACTGATTGTGGCAATTGAAACCGTGATTGCCCGGGCCGAAAAGAAATCTTTTAAAGTGAAGCCATCCAGTACAAAACTAGAAATATTATTTGATGCAGAGTCCATTAAACGATTAGCAAGAGGTTACTCCGGCAGTTTACGCAGTTGGCCTGCGGATGTTATCACCCTGTATAACGGCGATTTCAGCATGGCTGCCGAACATGTGGTTCGCAGGTATCTCTATGGCGGAAGAAGTTTCCCAACCGCAAGCTATTATATGCTCGACTGCGGTTCCGGCATCACGGCAATTCGCCTTGCAGAATACGACTCGGATCCAGCAATGAAAATTCTGGGTAGGATGAACTGGGGATATACAGCCGGTTGTTCGGTCTGGGGAAGTGACCTGGGAGATGGATTTCGCAAAAATTTTGAGACCAATATCCCTACGGTTATTGTGCATGGCACCTGGGATACCTCGACTCCTTATGAGAAT
This sequence is a window from candidate division KSB1 bacterium. Protein-coding genes within it:
- a CDS encoding alpha/beta hydrolase, which gives rise to MIRKYIPFILAIFFLLTISSTNAQQSSNAGTSKTTFHNAVARSPEPGTIFLYPERIKLKEGGFFNAERGMMFVPLNRAKQNSDVIAVEVYRFSRSEKADPETPPIFYLHGGPGFSGLERPLDRMGTFERRWQPFLDVSDVVVVSQRGIGPSKPTTIIEATTKPQLPDQPYDDSKAIADIQQVLANEKAAWEELGLDLSGFTVIEAAADVNDVRKALGYDKIVIWGGSFGSHWGMAIMRYYPETVERAILRGMEGPDHTYDHPGHLWKVYERVAAEAEKAPALKGKIPKGGLIVAIETVIARAEKKSFKVKPSSTKLEILFDAESIKRLARGYSGSLRSWPADVITLYNGDFSMAAEHVVRRYLYGGRSFPTASYYMLDCGSGITAIRLAEYDSDPAMKILGRMNWGYTAGCSVWGSDLGDGFRKNFETNIPTVIVHGTWDTSTPYENALELVPYFKNSKFIPVIRGPHGALQAAMRVSESFKQGIMKFAATGDMSGLPDEVDMPPVEWVVP